In Denitratisoma sp. DHT3, one DNA window encodes the following:
- a CDS encoding helix-turn-helix domain-containing protein encodes MTTPQSNSEIPLLLSALKDVFRNQGLRYADIAAALDISQMTVKRYLSGKGLGLGVLEQLCRLAGISLTELSELAVQHAAPREANLSEAQESALAEHFSLAVLLHLLQSGWAPQEIQAEFGLPEPVLVATLGYLDRLGFIDLLPDNRVRLRGARHIPWSRNPRLKRSFNLHLKKHFTKDFADPEVLWRYRLVKLSAKSRSRLEGLFEEWSRTVHALAQEDRRLPADQCQWHGVLFADQPVDLSEVREPSFLAPQRSK; translated from the coding sequence ATGACCACGCCCCAGTCCAACAGCGAGATTCCCCTGCTGCTCAGCGCCCTGAAGGATGTCTTCCGCAACCAGGGCCTGCGCTACGCCGACATCGCCGCCGCCCTGGACATCAGCCAGATGACGGTGAAGCGCTATCTGTCCGGCAAAGGCCTGGGGTTGGGCGTACTCGAACAATTGTGCCGGCTGGCCGGGATCAGCCTGACCGAGCTCTCGGAACTGGCCGTCCAGCACGCCGCGCCGCGCGAGGCGAATCTCTCCGAGGCCCAGGAAAGCGCGCTGGCCGAGCACTTCAGCCTGGCGGTGCTGCTGCATCTGCTCCAGTCCGGCTGGGCGCCGCAGGAGATCCAGGCCGAGTTCGGCCTCCCGGAGCCGGTGCTGGTGGCGACGCTGGGTTACCTGGATCGCCTGGGCTTCATCGATCTGCTGCCCGACAACCGGGTGCGTCTGCGTGGCGCCCGGCATATCCCCTGGTCGCGCAATCCGCGGCTCAAGCGCAGCTTCAACCTGCACCTGAAAAAGCATTTCACCAAGGACTTCGCCGATCCCGAGGTGCTCTGGCGCTACCGCCTGGTGAAGTTGTCCGCCAAATCACGCAGCCGCCTGGAAGGCCTGTTCGAGGAATGGAGCCGGACCGTCCATGCGCTGGCCCAGGAGGACCGGCGGCTGCCCGCCGACCAGTGCCAGTGGCATGGTGTGCTGTTCGCCGATCAGCCGGTGGATCTCTCCGAGGTGCGCGAGCCCTCCTTCCTGGCGCCGCAGCGCAGCAAATAA